One segment of Rhodopirellula baltica SH 1 DNA contains the following:
- a CDS encoding DUF1593 domain-containing protein translates to MKNLFKLLMVLLATSSFVAADDGSTAKARMVVLTDIEADPDDTQSLVRLLLYANSIDIEAIVATTSVHQKNRVAPESIQRVIDAYGKVQPNLLKHEPGFPTADAFHKLVTKGLPLYGMNGVGDGMDSPGSDRIIELLDRDDERPLWISVWGGPNTLAQSLHKLRKTRPGEDVKRLVKKLRVYTISDQDDSGIWLRNEFPDLQYVVSPGRYERSTWGAINQVVEGIDNTTISNTWLANHIQQGHGPLGAEYPDVAWGVEGDTPAFLGLIPNGLNVSERPDFGGWGGRYELGQPSDDEIQVGREVQGGVPILAETRPIWGNASDTYRPRLFHDQKRAEKPSDETFTGNRVTLWRWRDDFQNDFAARMDWCTANYEDANHPPVPALAHAETLNVKSGEQFRLDAWGTTDPDGDSLSYTWMYYPEAGSTPLDLDIGQSPENVYQVTRTAPKLDQPETMHFILKVTDRGMPRLTRYKRVIVTVQP, encoded by the coding sequence ATGAAAAACCTCTTCAAACTCTTGATGGTTCTGCTGGCGACGTCCTCGTTTGTTGCGGCCGATGACGGCTCAACTGCAAAAGCGAGAATGGTTGTGCTGACCGACATCGAAGCGGACCCAGACGACACTCAGTCGCTGGTTCGACTGCTGCTTTACGCCAATTCGATTGATATTGAAGCGATTGTGGCAACGACATCGGTGCACCAAAAAAATCGAGTGGCTCCGGAGTCCATCCAGCGTGTCATTGATGCATATGGCAAAGTCCAACCCAACCTTCTGAAACACGAACCTGGATTTCCCACCGCGGATGCGTTTCACAAACTGGTCACCAAAGGGTTGCCTTTGTACGGGATGAACGGAGTCGGTGACGGAATGGATTCGCCAGGTTCGGATCGCATCATCGAATTACTCGATCGCGATGATGAACGGCCACTTTGGATTTCGGTATGGGGAGGCCCCAATACGCTTGCGCAGTCCCTGCACAAACTTCGCAAGACTCGACCGGGCGAGGACGTCAAACGTCTGGTCAAGAAGCTTCGTGTCTACACGATCTCTGACCAAGACGATTCTGGGATTTGGTTGCGAAACGAATTCCCGGATCTGCAATACGTCGTTAGCCCCGGACGTTACGAACGCTCGACTTGGGGCGCGATCAACCAGGTCGTGGAGGGAATCGACAACACGACGATCAGCAACACTTGGTTGGCCAATCACATCCAGCAAGGCCATGGTCCGCTGGGAGCTGAGTATCCCGATGTTGCATGGGGAGTCGAAGGCGACACGCCCGCTTTCCTGGGGTTGATTCCCAATGGCTTGAACGTTTCCGAACGCCCGGACTTCGGTGGATGGGGCGGTCGCTACGAACTTGGCCAGCCCAGCGATGATGAGATTCAGGTTGGCCGTGAAGTGCAGGGTGGCGTGCCGATCCTCGCCGAAACGCGTCCCATCTGGGGCAACGCCAGCGACACGTATCGACCGCGATTGTTTCATGATCAGAAGCGTGCTGAAAAGCCCAGCGATGAAACGTTCACCGGAAACCGTGTCACATTGTGGCGGTGGCGAGATGACTTTCAGAACGACTTTGCCGCCAGAATGGATTGGTGCACTGCAAACTACGAAGACGCCAACCATCCGCCTGTGCCAGCACTCGCCCATGCGGAAACGCTGAACGTGAAATCGGGCGAGCAGTTCCGTTTGGACGCATGGGGAACAACCGATCCCGATGGTGACAGTCTCAGTTACACGTGGATGTACTACCCCGAAGCAGGATCGACACCGCTTGATCTGGATATCGGTCAGTCGCCAGAAAACGTCTACCAGGTGACCCGCACGGCTCCGAAACTCGACCAACCCGAGACGATGCACTTCATTCTGAAGGTCACCGATCGCGGCATGCCAAGGCTCACCCGATACAAGCGAGTGATCGTGACGGTTCAACCCTAA
- a CDS encoding DUF1593 domain-containing protein — protein sequence MPNIVNAAERPRILVTTDGEIDDECSMVRFLLYANEFDIEGIVTSSSQYHWQGFEWAGDSWIDPYLNAYTDVYPNLVQHDDRFPTPEFLRSITKLGNVKAEGEMEDVTEGSQLIVKVLLDDTDSRPIWLQAWGGTNTIARALKTIEEEHPDRMAEVAAKIRLYCIFEQDATYQDYILPHWGKYQMTTIISDQFEAIAYRWKKIQPPAQHKYFAAPWMKKNILNDHGPLCSLFKSHQAGEEGFSEGDFRSEGDSPAFLHNVVTGLRSQESPDWGGWGGRFVWIRENTWMDPAPYEGYQHPEGRYFRETCWGRLSLNAGMTSHNDPRMLEFFRPTWRWSVAQQNDWAARADWCVQQFDQANHAPEVRIDHGADLKFGAGAKVRLSAKGTSDPDGDELQYRWWQHTEADTYDGTVEISNANQQQAEFVAPSDAKGKTVHVICEVTDSGTPLMTRYQRVVVELH from the coding sequence ATGCCCAACATTGTCAACGCGGCGGAGCGGCCTCGGATTTTGGTCACCACGGACGGTGAGATTGATGACGAATGTTCGATGGTTCGATTCTTATTGTACGCCAATGAGTTCGACATCGAAGGCATCGTCACTTCGAGTTCACAGTATCACTGGCAGGGTTTTGAGTGGGCGGGCGACAGTTGGATTGACCCATATTTGAACGCTTACACGGATGTGTATCCCAATCTCGTTCAACACGATGATCGATTCCCGACGCCTGAATTCCTTCGCAGCATCACCAAGTTAGGAAACGTCAAAGCCGAAGGCGAAATGGAGGACGTAACCGAGGGATCGCAGTTGATCGTCAAGGTTCTCCTGGACGACACGGATTCGCGCCCCATTTGGTTGCAGGCCTGGGGCGGTACGAACACGATCGCCAGGGCTTTGAAGACGATCGAAGAAGAACATCCGGATCGCATGGCTGAAGTCGCGGCCAAGATCCGGCTGTACTGCATCTTCGAACAAGATGCGACCTATCAAGATTACATCTTGCCACATTGGGGCAAGTATCAAATGACCACGATCATCTCAGACCAGTTCGAGGCGATCGCGTATCGATGGAAAAAGATTCAGCCCCCTGCTCAACACAAATACTTCGCCGCCCCGTGGATGAAGAAGAACATCCTGAATGATCACGGCCCGCTTTGTTCACTTTTTAAGAGCCACCAAGCGGGCGAAGAGGGATTCAGCGAAGGCGACTTTCGTTCCGAAGGTGACTCACCGGCTTTTCTTCACAACGTGGTGACTGGTCTTCGCAGTCAAGAGTCGCCCGATTGGGGCGGTTGGGGCGGACGCTTTGTTTGGATTCGCGAAAACACCTGGATGGACCCTGCACCATACGAAGGATACCAGCATCCAGAGGGACGCTATTTTCGCGAAACTTGCTGGGGACGGCTGAGTCTCAACGCGGGCATGACGTCTCACAACGACCCGCGAATGCTTGAGTTCTTTCGTCCAACATGGCGTTGGTCGGTCGCTCAACAGAACGACTGGGCGGCGCGAGCGGATTGGTGTGTTCAGCAGTTTGACCAAGCCAATCACGCTCCTGAGGTACGCATCGATCACGGTGCCGACTTGAAATTCGGAGCGGGTGCCAAAGTCAGGCTGAGCGCGAAAGGTACCAGTGACCCAGACGGAGACGAGCTTCAGTATCGCTGGTGGCAGCACACCGAAGCTGACACCTACGACGGGACGGTTGAGATCTCCAACGCAAATCAACAGCAAGCCGAATTCGTTGCTCCCAGCGATGCGAAAGGCAAAACCGTTCACGTGATTTGCGAAGTGACCGACAGTGGCACGCCACTAATGACACGGTACCAGCGGGTTGTCGTCGAGTTGCATTGA
- a CDS encoding DUF1593 domain-containing protein, whose protein sequence is MIHTILFRALTISVVFGLTTASSADYSKPRMIVTTDLGADPDDDQSLVRLLVSANEFDIEGLVISTGCWKKTQSNTKMLDKIVDAYGECYDNLKIHADGFPTPDYLRSISVMGQLGYGMSDVGDGKDSPGSDMIIASADKDDPRPIWIGGWGGNNNVAQAIWKVRKTRSKAELEKFLSKLRVYDILGQDDAGAWIAKNYPQVFYIRATKVYGWQPPKNGDYQKNDIQSHGPLGSVYPDTKWATEGDSPAFMHVYPNGLNDPDQIDQGGWGGRFSFEKKTGIKSMSGVKGEERKFDPYEMWGNTSDGTGAIKRWSKGYNNDFAARMDWSITNKYSEANHHPIAVLNGDTTRDVMKMSVEAGASVLLSAKGTSDPDNNSISYSWSIYQEPSTYKGNVSVANASSETAKISVPKDAAGKTVHVILEIHDDGQPSLHAYRRMILEVR, encoded by the coding sequence ATGATCCACACCATTCTCTTTCGAGCTTTGACGATTTCGGTTGTCTTCGGTCTGACAACGGCCTCCTCGGCCGACTATTCCAAACCTCGAATGATCGTGACGACCGATTTGGGTGCTGACCCGGACGATGATCAGTCGTTGGTTCGATTGCTCGTCAGTGCCAACGAATTCGACATCGAAGGTCTTGTCATTTCCACCGGATGCTGGAAGAAGACGCAGAGCAACACCAAAATGCTGGACAAAATCGTTGATGCCTACGGCGAGTGTTATGACAATCTCAAGATTCACGCCGACGGATTCCCGACGCCGGACTATCTGCGTTCGATCTCGGTCATGGGACAACTCGGTTATGGCATGAGCGATGTGGGCGACGGCAAAGACTCGCCTGGATCGGACATGATCATCGCGTCTGCAGACAAAGATGATCCACGGCCCATTTGGATCGGTGGTTGGGGCGGGAACAACAATGTCGCTCAAGCGATCTGGAAAGTCCGCAAAACACGGTCCAAAGCCGAACTCGAGAAATTTCTTTCAAAGCTTCGTGTGTACGACATCCTCGGACAAGATGACGCGGGAGCGTGGATTGCCAAGAACTACCCGCAAGTTTTCTACATACGAGCAACGAAGGTTTACGGTTGGCAGCCGCCAAAGAATGGCGACTACCAAAAGAATGACATTCAAAGTCATGGACCGCTGGGTTCCGTCTACCCGGATACAAAGTGGGCAACCGAAGGTGATTCCCCTGCGTTCATGCATGTGTATCCGAACGGCCTGAATGATCCAGACCAAATCGACCAAGGTGGTTGGGGTGGACGATTCAGCTTTGAAAAGAAGACCGGCATCAAAAGTATGTCGGGGGTGAAGGGGGAAGAACGCAAGTTCGATCCGTACGAGATGTGGGGAAACACATCCGATGGAACCGGCGCGATCAAACGCTGGAGCAAAGGCTACAACAACGACTTTGCAGCACGGATGGATTGGAGCATCACGAACAAGTACTCCGAAGCGAATCATCATCCGATTGCCGTTTTGAACGGTGACACGACTCGCGATGTGATGAAGATGTCCGTTGAGGCTGGTGCGAGTGTTTTGCTGAGTGCGAAGGGCACCAGCGATCCCGACAACAATTCGATTAGCTATTCATGGTCGATCTACCAAGAGCCATCCACCTACAAAGGGAATGTTTCGGTAGCAAACGCATCCTCCGAGACCGCCAAAATCTCGGTGCCAAAGGACGCGGCGGGTAAGACGGTTCATGTGATTTTGGAGATTCATGACGACGGCCAGCCCAGCCTGCACGCCTATCGCAGAATGATTTTGGAGGTGCGCTAA
- a CDS encoding NAD-dependent epimerase/dehydratase family protein produces the protein MRILFTGGSGKAGRHVVTHLANRGHTVMNLDLVPANIDGVWDMTVDLTDAGQVFSAMSGIVGFDDLESTDGPPKFDAVVHFAAVPRIQLRPDPECFRVNTTSTYNVLEAAVKLGIPKVLFASSETTYGVCFAHGEVKPEYIPVDEQHPTVPHDAYAMSKVCNEVCGRSFQARSGTDIYALRINNVIEPHEYASLVPVWSGDAACRRRNIFAYIDTRDLSHFVDCALATDGLGFQVFNVANEDSSVGMPSAEVIVNFYAGVPQRRELGEFETFYSIDKAKELLGCAAPSRWRNA, from the coding sequence ATGCGAATACTTTTTACCGGTGGATCAGGCAAAGCGGGACGTCACGTGGTGACTCACCTGGCGAATCGAGGTCACACGGTGATGAACTTGGACCTCGTCCCGGCGAACATTGACGGCGTTTGGGACATGACGGTCGATCTCACGGATGCAGGACAAGTCTTCTCGGCGATGTCGGGAATAGTCGGCTTCGATGATTTGGAGTCGACCGATGGTCCTCCGAAGTTCGATGCTGTGGTTCACTTTGCGGCGGTACCTCGCATTCAGTTACGGCCGGATCCGGAATGTTTTCGGGTCAATACGACGTCGACCTACAACGTGCTGGAAGCCGCGGTGAAGCTCGGTATTCCCAAGGTCTTGTTTGCTTCGTCCGAGACCACCTATGGGGTCTGCTTTGCTCATGGAGAAGTCAAACCGGAATACATCCCCGTGGATGAACAGCACCCGACGGTCCCGCACGACGCTTACGCAATGTCAAAGGTTTGCAACGAGGTCTGCGGCCGCAGCTTTCAAGCTCGATCGGGAACCGACATTTACGCCTTGCGAATCAACAACGTGATCGAGCCACATGAGTACGCGAGTCTGGTTCCGGTATGGAGCGGCGATGCGGCGTGCCGGCGTCGCAACATCTTTGCGTACATCGACACACGCGATCTGAGTCACTTCGTCGACTGTGCTCTGGCAACCGATGGTCTCGGTTTCCAAGTCTTCAACGTCGCGAACGAAGATTCCTCGGTTGGAATGCCGAGTGCCGAAGTGATCGTGAATTTTTATGCTGGCGTCCCGCAGCGACGCGAGTTGGGCGAGTTCGAAACGTTCTATTCCATCGACAAGGCAAAGGAGTTGTTGGGTTGTGCGGCGCCGTCTCGCTGGAGAAACGCGTGA
- a CDS encoding ThuA domain-containing protein: MNILFQLRFLILSCTMLCALLPSSSAVAQEKLDVLLVTGQSSKYHNWEVQSTAFKRMLEDAGIFNVRLLTTPASGEDMSGFDPVWTDYDAVLLDYEGDDWPDAAKKSFEKYMEQGGGLVVVHATNNAFPNWQAFLDMTGLGGWGGRTEEWGPKVRWRDGKTVLDTSSGTAQHPSRHDFPVVSRAPEHPIMKGLPSMWLHANDELYSQLRGPANDLTVLATASAVRSMRNGTGENEPILMTIQYGKGRVFHTTLGHVAPNQSEPVDSLQCVGFITTLQRGTEWAATGTVTQEIPDDFPTADQTSLRQ; the protein is encoded by the coding sequence ATGAACATTTTATTCCAACTCCGCTTCCTCATCCTTTCGTGCACGATGTTGTGTGCGTTGCTTCCTTCGAGTTCGGCGGTTGCGCAGGAAAAACTCGATGTGTTGTTGGTCACAGGCCAATCGTCCAAGTACCACAACTGGGAAGTCCAAAGCACGGCGTTCAAACGCATGCTCGAGGACGCTGGGATATTCAACGTGCGATTGCTGACAACACCCGCTTCTGGTGAAGACATGTCGGGCTTCGATCCTGTGTGGACTGACTACGACGCGGTGCTTCTGGATTACGAAGGCGACGATTGGCCCGATGCCGCCAAGAAATCATTTGAAAAGTACATGGAACAAGGAGGCGGCTTGGTTGTTGTTCACGCGACCAACAACGCATTTCCAAACTGGCAAGCCTTCCTTGATATGACCGGGCTGGGCGGCTGGGGTGGACGCACAGAAGAGTGGGGACCGAAGGTTCGTTGGCGCGACGGCAAGACTGTCTTGGACACCTCGTCTGGAACCGCTCAGCATCCATCTCGTCATGATTTTCCAGTCGTGTCCCGTGCCCCAGAGCATCCGATTATGAAGGGATTGCCTTCGATGTGGTTGCATGCAAACGACGAGCTGTATTCCCAGCTTCGCGGACCCGCGAATGATTTGACGGTGCTTGCAACCGCGTCGGCGGTCAGATCGATGCGCAACGGCACCGGTGAGAACGAGCCCATCTTGATGACGATCCAGTATGGCAAGGGACGGGTTTTTCATACCACGCTCGGACACGTTGCACCCAATCAATCCGAACCGGTCGATTCGCTCCAGTGTGTCGGCTTCATCACGACTCTCCAACGCGGCACGGAGTGGGCAGCGACTGGAACAGTGACTCAAGAAATTCCCGACGACTTCCCCACCGCCGATCAAACCTCGCTTCGTCAATAA
- a CDS encoding DUF1593 domain-containing protein gives MTPAIASVANADKPRLFVLTDIENEPDDAMSMVRLLTYANQIDIEGLAATTSVHQQRRTAPDRIRRIVKAYGEVRDNLEKHEAGFPTEDELLNRVTEGLAVYGMQGVGEGKDSDASNDLIEAVDRDDPRPIWVTAWGGPSVLAQSLWKVRETRNADELKAFIQKIRVYTISDQDDSGPWIREQFPDLFYVASPGFYPGGAYQHATWSGISGDYFHARCDGADFSLVTNEWLDKNLRRKGPLGKEYPLWEYLMEGDTPSFLNLIDNGLNEPEHPDWGGWGGRYELYTPRMQKWFLQAETRPFWSNAEDEVLGTDGRWHRGNHETIWRWREAYQNDFAARMDWTIQSVEDANHPPVVKLAHAERLTAKKGDVVELSAEGSSDPDGDLLSYEWLYYPEAGSFLCSSGTNARPVAINGFDNATASFTVPTRTVMPPGTGTMHFIVAVTDHGSPRLTRYARVIVDVVK, from the coding sequence GTGACGCCGGCGATCGCCAGTGTTGCAAACGCCGACAAGCCTCGTCTCTTTGTCCTGACTGATATCGAAAATGAACCCGACGATGCGATGTCGATGGTTCGGTTGCTGACCTATGCCAACCAAATTGATATCGAGGGGTTGGCCGCGACGACTTCGGTTCACCAACAGCGCCGGACGGCACCGGATCGGATTCGCCGAATCGTCAAGGCTTATGGTGAGGTTCGTGACAACTTAGAAAAGCACGAAGCGGGGTTCCCGACGGAGGACGAACTTCTCAATCGCGTGACCGAAGGCCTTGCCGTGTATGGCATGCAAGGTGTTGGTGAAGGCAAGGACTCGGACGCTTCGAACGATTTGATCGAGGCGGTCGATCGCGATGACCCACGGCCGATCTGGGTCACGGCATGGGGCGGCCCAAGCGTGCTGGCTCAGTCATTGTGGAAAGTGCGAGAGACTCGAAACGCGGACGAACTGAAAGCGTTCATCCAGAAAATTCGCGTCTATACGATCTCGGACCAGGACGATAGCGGACCGTGGATACGGGAACAGTTCCCGGATCTGTTCTATGTCGCCAGCCCAGGGTTCTATCCCGGCGGAGCCTATCAGCATGCGACTTGGAGTGGAATCAGCGGCGACTACTTTCACGCTCGTTGTGATGGAGCGGATTTCTCGTTGGTGACCAATGAATGGCTCGACAAAAACCTTCGTCGCAAAGGACCGCTTGGCAAAGAGTACCCACTTTGGGAATACCTGATGGAAGGCGACACTCCGTCGTTTCTGAACTTGATCGACAATGGTTTGAACGAGCCGGAACATCCAGATTGGGGCGGATGGGGCGGCCGTTACGAGTTGTACACACCGCGAATGCAGAAGTGGTTCTTGCAGGCCGAGACTCGTCCGTTTTGGTCCAACGCGGAGGACGAAGTGTTGGGAACAGACGGTCGGTGGCACCGAGGCAACCACGAAACGATTTGGAGATGGCGGGAGGCTTACCAAAACGACTTCGCCGCCCGAATGGACTGGACGATTCAATCAGTCGAAGATGCGAATCATCCCCCCGTTGTGAAGTTGGCTCACGCCGAACGTCTGACCGCGAAAAAAGGCGACGTCGTTGAATTGAGTGCGGAGGGATCAAGCGATCCCGACGGCGATTTGCTGTCGTACGAATGGTTGTACTACCCTGAAGCGGGAAGCTTTCTTTGTTCGAGTGGCACGAACGCTCGTCCTGTCGCAATCAATGGCTTTGACAACGCGACGGCTTCGTTCACCGTCCCGACGCGGACTGTGATGCCACCGGGCACCGGTACGATGCACTTCATCGTGGCGGTCACGGATCATGGTTCGCCTCGACTGACCCGCTACGCTCGTGTCATTGTGGATGTCGTGAAATGA
- a CDS encoding DUF1593 domain-containing protein — protein MMNRLLLCLLCLGVSVMLEGDVAAQDAPVSGVSERHRVIVLTDIGGTDPDDFQSMVHLLLYADVLDIEGLISSPFGDGRTSDILRVIDCYEADYPNLRKHSERYPAAAQLRSITKQGETERAPYAGFRKSTEGSNWIVECARREDPRPLHVLVWGGLEDLAQSLHDAPDILPKLRVHWIGGPNKKWSADAYQYLVDHHPELWMIESNSTYRGWFVGGNQSGDWSNKRFVASKVAGRGKLGDFFVRQMADIKMGDTPTVAWLLHGDPSDPSQPSWGGRFVRAWQRPTMRLDRMPVQRDQMEVFGVLELVLAIDSNAAPTKAVLVVENQRLEGHLGDDSAVHFRFCPKAAKRYDFRIESDSKTLDGQRGSITVVNPSPGLANHPSADLPNWWTDDPDMKSSEGPHRGAKTVNRWREDYLRDFESRLNRCLP, from the coding sequence ATGATGAATCGTTTGCTGCTTTGTCTGCTGTGCTTGGGTGTTTCGGTAATGCTGGAAGGGGATGTCGCTGCGCAGGATGCTCCGGTGTCCGGCGTCAGCGAACGTCATCGAGTGATCGTCTTGACCGATATCGGCGGGACGGACCCGGATGACTTCCAGTCGATGGTGCATTTGCTGTTGTACGCTGATGTGCTGGACATCGAAGGTCTCATTTCCTCGCCGTTTGGTGATGGTCGAACGAGCGATATCCTGCGAGTGATCGATTGTTATGAGGCGGACTATCCCAATTTGCGGAAGCATTCCGAACGCTATCCAGCGGCAGCCCAACTTCGCTCGATCACGAAACAAGGTGAAACCGAGCGAGCTCCTTACGCGGGCTTTCGAAAATCGACTGAAGGATCAAACTGGATCGTCGAGTGTGCGCGTCGCGAAGATCCGCGTCCCCTGCATGTCTTGGTGTGGGGCGGTTTGGAGGACTTGGCTCAGTCACTGCATGACGCGCCGGACATCTTGCCAAAGTTGCGTGTGCACTGGATCGGCGGGCCCAACAAGAAGTGGTCCGCTGACGCGTACCAGTACCTCGTCGATCACCATCCAGAATTGTGGATGATCGAATCCAACTCGACCTACCGAGGCTGGTTCGTCGGCGGAAACCAGTCTGGTGATTGGAGCAACAAACGCTTTGTTGCATCCAAGGTCGCCGGCAGAGGGAAACTGGGCGACTTCTTTGTGCGTCAAATGGCCGACATCAAAATGGGTGACACACCCACGGTTGCTTGGTTGTTGCACGGAGATCCATCGGATCCATCTCAACCCAGTTGGGGTGGACGCTTTGTCCGGGCTTGGCAGCGGCCGACGATGCGTCTTGACCGTATGCCAGTCCAAAGGGATCAGATGGAGGTCTTTGGTGTTCTGGAATTGGTGCTCGCGATCGATTCAAACGCTGCTCCAACAAAGGCTGTCTTGGTGGTCGAGAACCAGCGTTTGGAAGGTCACCTCGGCGATGATTCGGCGGTTCATTTTCGGTTTTGCCCGAAGGCTGCCAAGCGATATGACTTTCGAATCGAGAGCGATTCAAAAACGCTGGACGGACAACGCGGATCGATCACGGTCGTGAACCCGTCACCGGGGCTTGCCAACCATCCGTCAGCGGACTTGCCGAATTGGTGGACGGACGATCCAGACATGAAGTCATCGGAAGGTCCTCACCGTGGGGCCAAAACGGTCAATCGTTGGCGGGAAGATTACCTGCGTGATTTTGAGTCGCGATTGAATCGCTGTCTTCCCTGA
- a CDS encoding putative sensor domain DACNV-containing protein, translating to MLGVDGGRFDDLDIVNEGTQQQGCQFDDNVLSGTAKSMDQFSSYPAEMASVLVKQWESRGFPLELLPPTASMVSLLDVCYQASLLREEDTPVRCRVIYASPAQLRGMATQDPQPHVLSFAEPAILSPHNLRKLYAAADFYRAALAITTDERGVLVIWGLVVTGTEWVNRVEGSRFDGVSLPPNLVVQAIRPGHLVASSGYMRVLETNQGQLLIDGFDPFRSTWISGRFSNVREAMLNRLPDDHAKDTATTKVCESFVRDLAQSVVRRVLRLVRNRRHGGLMVVLPNGAHEDGTCEQWLRFRVQFESDDSTLLYHGMMLRLMARALEVAKTRQLAILTWSDYQQFRDAELRRFDDQLIDFSHFLADMMTVDGALILDHSFRLIGFGGEILGDTPVQTIHRATDIEGNQTVAERADSAGTRHRSAYRLVNGLNQSIAVVVSQDGDVRFVAHHNGKLTYWPYLP from the coding sequence TTGCTGGGTGTTGACGGTGGAAGGTTCGACGATCTAGACATTGTCAACGAAGGCACACAGCAGCAGGGATGCCAGTTTGATGACAATGTCTTGTCGGGGACAGCGAAAAGCATGGATCAGTTCTCTTCTTACCCCGCCGAAATGGCGTCGGTTCTTGTGAAACAATGGGAATCGCGTGGTTTCCCGTTGGAACTGCTGCCGCCGACGGCGTCCATGGTTTCTTTGTTGGACGTTTGCTATCAAGCGAGCTTGTTGCGGGAGGAAGACACGCCGGTTCGTTGCCGCGTGATCTACGCCAGTCCCGCCCAATTGCGAGGCATGGCGACGCAGGATCCTCAGCCACATGTGTTGTCGTTTGCGGAGCCAGCGATCCTGAGCCCGCACAATTTGCGAAAGCTATATGCCGCGGCTGATTTCTATCGCGCCGCGCTCGCCATCACGACTGATGAGCGAGGCGTGTTGGTGATTTGGGGTTTGGTGGTTACAGGAACCGAGTGGGTCAACCGAGTCGAAGGCAGTCGTTTCGACGGTGTATCGCTGCCTCCAAACTTGGTTGTTCAAGCGATCCGGCCGGGGCACTTGGTTGCATCCTCCGGGTACATGCGAGTTCTTGAGACCAACCAAGGTCAGTTGTTGATCGATGGGTTTGATCCGTTTCGGTCCACTTGGATCTCTGGCCGTTTTTCAAACGTGCGTGAGGCGATGTTGAATCGGCTTCCGGATGACCACGCCAAAGACACTGCCACGACCAAGGTCTGCGAATCGTTTGTAAGAGACCTGGCACAAAGTGTTGTTCGGCGAGTGCTCCGATTGGTCCGAAACAGACGCCACGGCGGATTGATGGTGGTACTGCCCAATGGCGCGCACGAAGATGGGACTTGCGAGCAATGGCTGCGTTTCCGCGTGCAGTTTGAGTCCGATGATTCCACGTTGCTCTACCACGGCATGATGTTGCGTTTGATGGCAAGAGCTTTGGAAGTTGCGAAGACGAGGCAGTTGGCCATTTTGACTTGGAGTGACTACCAGCAATTTCGTGATGCGGAGTTGCGGCGTTTCGATGATCAGCTGATTGACTTCAGTCACTTTCTCGCCGACATGATGACGGTTGATGGAGCCTTGATTCTGGACCATAGTTTTCGATTGATCGGATTCGGTGGAGAGATTCTTGGTGACACCCCTGTCCAGACGATTCATCGGGCAACCGATATTGAAGGGAATCAAACCGTAGCTGAACGAGCCGATTCGGCGGGAACGCGACACCGCTCGGCCTACCGTTTGGTCAACGGACTGAATCAGTCGATTGCCGTTGTGGTGTCGCAGGATGGTGACGTTCGCTTCGTCGCTCACCACAACGGAAAATTGACCTATTGGCCCTATCTGCCGTAG
- a CDS encoding ArsR/SmtB family transcription factor, translating to MKLKNDPTAEDFAKLAWAIAHPARVQIVRFLIGREACMCGEIVNQLPLAQSTVSQHLKILKESGLIQGEVDGPKVCYCINEDRLQQLKAFVTEL from the coding sequence GTGAAGCTGAAGAACGACCCTACGGCGGAGGACTTCGCAAAACTCGCGTGGGCGATCGCTCATCCGGCACGTGTGCAGATTGTCCGTTTTTTGATCGGCCGAGAAGCGTGCATGTGCGGCGAAATCGTGAATCAGTTACCTCTCGCGCAGTCCACTGTTTCCCAGCACTTGAAGATTCTGAAAGAGTCTGGATTGATCCAGGGTGAGGTGGACGGCCCAAAGGTGTGCTACTGCATCAATGAAGACCGTCTGCAGCAGCTCAAAGCATTCGTCACCGAGTTGTAA